Below is a window of Deltaproteobacteria bacterium DNA.
GGCATTTACGGCCGCCGGGTTCTACACGGCTATCTTCACTCTCATGCTTCTCCTGAACCGTTTCACGGAGAGGTTCGCCGACGTTGCCGCAAGGGGAACGGGATTCCTCGGGAAGGCCGCTTCCAATCGTCTCAGAGAGGCGCTCCTCTCCTTTTCCCAGGGGCTGGATCTGCTCAAATCGAAGAGCCGTCTTGCTATGGTGGGCCTCCTCTCGCTGGCTGTATGGCTGATCTTCGCCCTTTCGGTCTTCGGAATGATCAAGGGCGCCCGCCTCCCCCTCCCCTTCGTCTCTACCCTCACATTCCTGGGGATAATCGCCTTGGGCATCATGATCCCTTCTTCACCAGGTTACCTAGGCACCATCCAGTATTTCTCCATCGTCGCCCTGGGGTTATGGGGAATCGACAAGACAACGGCTCTCGGTTTCTCAATCATCTATCATATTATCACCTACGTCCCTATCACGGGCCTGGGCCTCTGGTACCTGGCCAAGGGAAATCTCTCCGTCTCGAGGCTCAGCCACGACGCCTCGTGAAACGTCCCCCCTTCAACGGTTGAAAGGGATTTATAGGCAGGCCGCTGGCATCATTCGGCAACCTCCCCGGCCCTGTTTGTGAGAAGGGAGCAGA
It encodes the following:
- a CDS encoding flippase-like domain-containing protein, encoding MKNVVKVGAGFVITALFLYLSFRNIEVSRLVAGMAGFGWFYLLPVLFALFVSFWVRAVRWRYIIQGATEIRTYQAFEILIIGFMVNNVLPVRIGEFARAYLLGKRKNVSKSLALATVALERLCDGYALILFLAAGLLFVGNVEKWLIRLAFTAAGFYTAIFTLMLLLNRFTERFADVAARGTGFLGKAASNRLREALLSFSQGLDLLKSKSRLAMVGLLSLAVWLIFALSVFGMIKGARLPLPFVSTLTFLGIIALGIMIPSSPGYLGTIQYFSIVALGLWGIDKTTALGFSIIYHIITYVPITGLGLWYLAKGNLSVSRLSHDAS